A segment of the Streptomyces diastaticus subsp. diastaticus genome:
GCTGGAGCGGGAAGCGGCCGGGCGGCCGGGCTGGGGTCGGACGGTCATCTGTCTGCTAGCTCCCTCGGTAAACGGAGTAGCCGAACGGGTTGAGCAGCAGCGGTACGTGGTAGTGCTCGCCCTCTGCGACGGCGAAGGTGATCGCCACCTCGGGGAAGAACGCACCGCTGTCCCTTACGCGGGGGGCGTCCTGCTGCGCCTCGGCTTGCTTCTTCGGTTCTGTGCCGTCGGCCGCGAAGTACGCCTCGGTGTCGAAGTCGAGCCGTACGTGGGCCGTCTCCGCCGGCGGCGCCGGCAGGTCCTTGCAGCGCCCGTCACCGTCGGTACGGGAGGCGCCGAGCTCCGTCCAGGGCGCCCCGGCGCCGGTGCGCGCGCTCAGGGTGACCCGCACTCCTTCGGCGGGCCGGCCGATGCTGGTGTCCAGGATGTGGGTGGACACCGAGGCGGTGGTGTCGGTGCTCATGGTGCGTGCTCCTCCTCAGGCGGGCGCGGCCGCGGCCGGCTCCGCCAGGAGGCGGCCGAGCCGGATGCGGTTGATCTTGGCCAGTTCGGTGCGGGCGTTCTCCCGCTCGCGCTCCGGCGTGTTCTCGAGGCGGGCGGCGAGCGCGTCGCGCATCCGCTTCCCGTCGAGGCCGGTGGCGCAGATCAGGAAGACGTGGCCGAACCGCTCCTGGTAGGCGAGGTTCAGCTCCAGCATCTCGGCCTTCAGTTCCTCGCCGGCGTCGGCCATGCCGCGCTGTTCCCGCGAGGAGGTGGGGTCGCCCGGCTTGGGCCGGCCGATCGGCGGGTGGCCGGCCATCGCCGTGTCGAGGCCCTCCGCGTCGAGCTCGGCCAGGGCGGCGTCGCTCGCGGCGTACAGGGCTTCGGGGGTGGCGTAGGGCCGGCCGCCGGCGAGGGCGGCGGCCCAGTCGCGGGCGGCGCAGACCTCGGTGAGGAGGGCGTCGGCGGCTTCGTGGGGCAGGGCGTTGAACCGGGTGAGGCCCGCGCCGTCCTGGGGCGATGCCCCGGACGCAGGCGGCGA
Coding sequences within it:
- the uraH gene encoding hydroxyisourate hydrolase, translated to MSTDTTASVSTHILDTSIGRPAEGVRVTLSARTGAGAPWTELGASRTDGDGRCKDLPAPPAETAHVRLDFDTEAYFAADGTEPKKQAEAQQDAPRVRDSGAFFPEVAITFAVAEGEHYHVPLLLNPFGYSVYRGS
- the uraD gene encoding 2-oxo-4-hydroxy-4-carboxy-5-ureidoimidazoline decarboxylase, translated to MTTSSPPASGASPQDGAGLTRFNALPHEAADALLTEVCAARDWAAALAGGRPYATPEALYAASDAALAELDAEGLDTAMAGHPPIGRPKPGDPTSSREQRGMADAGEELKAEMLELNLAYQERFGHVFLICATGLDGKRMRDALAARLENTPERERENARTELAKINRIRLGRLLAEPAAAAPA